In Zhaonella formicivorans, one DNA window encodes the following:
- a CDS encoding trimethylamine methyltransferase family protein: protein MRTRSNYKANASTMLSILSPSQCEEIFLAAEEVLERTGVTFHDDEALEILKKAGCYVDGIRVRIPSYLVDRALRTVPHRVTLCNSRTGSRDVLLEGHNAYFGTGSDTPFFYDPFTGERKRSTKESVGWACKVIDALPNLDFVMSLGIVQDVPLLISDRHQFEVQVLNTGKPIVTTAHDIYGFADIIEMCEIIAGGEEELRKNPFMTLYAEPISPLQHAWEAASKLILAAKKALPVVYTPCVMAGGTVPATMAGVLVNGLAESLSGLVLHQNTREGAPFIMGGVFTIMDMGTTIFSYGSPEFNLLMSALADMAHYLKLPMFGTAGCTDSCIPDEQAAIEAAISIAMTAMSGPNLNHDVGYVEYGSTASLELLTIANDIIGMARRLVRGIRVDEDTLAVDLIDKVGPGGHFLAEDHTFKHFKTESWFPSIINRQRYELWQAAGSKTLTEVANEKVKDIILNYEPEPLPKDVQKKIRAVVERAENKLNKAV from the coding sequence GTGAGAACCAGAAGTAATTATAAAGCAAACGCCAGCACCATGTTAAGCATTCTTTCCCCCAGCCAGTGCGAAGAAATATTTTTGGCTGCAGAAGAAGTGCTGGAGCGTACCGGTGTTACTTTCCACGATGACGAGGCGTTGGAAATTTTAAAGAAAGCCGGCTGCTACGTAGACGGTATTCGTGTCAGAATTCCGTCCTACCTGGTGGACCGGGCCTTGAGAACAGTACCGCACCGGGTGACACTCTGCAACAGCCGCACCGGTTCCCGGGATGTGCTGTTAGAAGGACATAATGCCTACTTTGGCACAGGCTCCGATACTCCGTTTTTCTATGACCCCTTTACCGGTGAAAGAAAGCGCTCAACTAAAGAATCGGTGGGCTGGGCCTGCAAAGTCATCGATGCGCTGCCCAACCTGGACTTTGTAATGTCACTGGGTATCGTACAGGATGTGCCCCTCTTAATCTCCGACAGGCACCAATTTGAAGTGCAGGTCTTAAACACCGGCAAACCTATTGTCACAACTGCCCATGACATCTACGGCTTTGCAGACATCATTGAAATGTGTGAAATCATTGCCGGCGGCGAGGAAGAACTGCGCAAGAATCCATTTATGACCCTTTATGCCGAACCTATTTCACCGCTGCAGCATGCCTGGGAAGCAGCTTCCAAATTGATTTTGGCTGCTAAGAAAGCCCTGCCGGTAGTCTATACACCTTGCGTTATGGCCGGAGGCACCGTTCCTGCTACTATGGCTGGAGTATTAGTTAACGGTCTGGCGGAAAGTTTGAGCGGACTGGTGTTGCACCAGAACACCCGCGAAGGGGCTCCCTTTATCATGGGCGGCGTCTTTACCATTATGGATATGGGAACTACCATTTTCTCCTATGGTTCTCCCGAATTCAACCTGCTGATGTCGGCTCTGGCCGATATGGCCCACTACCTGAAGCTGCCCATGTTCGGCACCGCAGGCTGCACCGATTCCTGCATTCCTGACGAGCAAGCCGCTATTGAAGCAGCTATATCCATTGCCATGACAGCCATGTCCGGGCCAAACCTGAACCATGACGTGGGTTATGTGGAATATGGTTCCACAGCAAGCCTGGAGCTCTTAACTATCGCCAACGATATTATCGGCATGGCCAGGAGGCTGGTGCGCGGCATCAGAGTGGATGAAGATACCTTGGCTGTGGACTTGATCGATAAGGTGGGGCCCGGCGGACACTTCCTGGCTGAAGATCATACATTCAAGCACTTCAAGACCGAATCCTGGTTCCCCAGCATAATCAACCGCCAGCGCTATGAACTGTGGCAGGCTGCGGGCAGTAAGACTTTAACTGAAGTAGCCAACGAAAAAGTTAAAGATATTATTCTAAACTACGAGCCCGAGCCCCTGCCCAAAGACGTTCAGAAGAAGATTAGGGCAGTTGTGGAACGGGCGGAAAACAAACTGAACAAGGCGGTATAA
- a CDS encoding trimethylamine methyltransferase family protein, protein MKKGEMTVTNKSLYVRANYEVNQTPQFKVLSDDQCEEIYLGALEALERTGADVYSKEALEIFAKGGCWVDGNRVRFPSRLVEWAVRTAPSRIVISDRNGKRCMFLEGDNIYYGPGPTNNFVLDPFTGERRRPKKSDNARAALVADALPNIDYAMDHGTPMDVTPTLADVHAFEAMLTNTTKPIIHWGFGVDQYQDILDMAAAVRGGLSELQKNPFIILYSESSPPLRHSDEAIDKAIFAAKNNIPCIYTPCTFAGGVAPATMAGSILISVADCLVGLVAGQLIREGSPFIMGGLISTMDMSSSILAYGAPELSLLSAGLANVCRWMGIPSFSTAGCTDSKVIDAQMGLEAAFSILISGLSGANIIHDCSYMEYGATSSLELMVMDDEIIGMVKRILKGIPVNDETMAVDVIDRVGPGGHHLGDEHTMKHFRSEFWWPTLMNRFRYDEWKANGGKTMAQRVKEKTQNIINNHRPEPLPEKTLAEIKAIVERAESREAARKRK, encoded by the coding sequence GTGAAGAAAGGAGAGATGACAGTGACCAATAAGAGTTTGTATGTGCGGGCGAATTATGAAGTTAACCAGACTCCGCAGTTCAAAGTATTGAGCGATGACCAGTGTGAAGAGATTTATTTAGGTGCACTGGAGGCCTTGGAAAGAACCGGTGCCGATGTGTACAGCAAAGAGGCTCTGGAGATATTTGCCAAAGGCGGCTGCTGGGTAGACGGAAACAGGGTCAGATTCCCCTCCCGGTTAGTGGAGTGGGCCGTCAGGACCGCTCCTTCCCGCATCGTAATCAGTGACCGTAACGGCAAGCGCTGCATGTTTTTAGAAGGAGATAATATTTATTACGGCCCAGGTCCGACTAACAACTTCGTGCTGGATCCTTTCACCGGCGAGAGAAGAAGGCCGAAAAAGTCAGATAATGCACGGGCCGCTTTGGTAGCTGATGCATTGCCCAATATCGATTATGCCATGGACCATGGAACACCTATGGATGTAACGCCGACTTTGGCCGACGTTCATGCTTTTGAAGCAATGTTGACCAATACCACAAAGCCAATAATTCACTGGGGGTTTGGTGTAGACCAGTACCAGGATATCCTGGATATGGCAGCAGCAGTGAGAGGCGGTTTAAGCGAATTACAAAAGAATCCTTTCATTATTCTCTACTCTGAATCCAGCCCTCCGCTCCGCCATTCAGATGAAGCAATTGATAAAGCAATTTTTGCCGCGAAGAATAACATCCCATGCATTTATACTCCTTGTACTTTTGCCGGTGGCGTAGCACCCGCTACCATGGCAGGATCCATCCTGATTTCGGTGGCTGATTGCCTGGTAGGCTTGGTAGCCGGTCAACTGATCAGGGAAGGCTCTCCGTTCATCATGGGCGGTTTAATTTCCACCATGGATATGTCCAGCAGCATTCTGGCTTACGGGGCTCCGGAACTGAGCTTGCTCTCGGCAGGCCTGGCCAATGTCTGCCGCTGGATGGGGATTCCCAGTTTCAGCACAGCCGGCTGCACAGATTCCAAAGTCATTGACGCACAAATGGGCTTGGAAGCAGCTTTCTCCATTTTGATTTCCGGACTAAGCGGTGCCAATATCATCCACGACTGCAGCTATATGGAATATGGCGCAACCAGTTCCTTGGAATTAATGGTGATGGATGACGAGATCATCGGAATGGTGAAGAGAATTCTGAAAGGCATTCCTGTCAACGATGAAACAATGGCTGTTGACGTGATCGATCGGGTTGGACCTGGAGGACATCATTTAGGCGATGAACACACAATGAAGCATTTTAGAAGTGAATTCTGGTGGCCTACTCTGATGAACAGGTTCCGTTACGATGAATGGAAAGCAAATGGCGGCAAGACCATGGCGCAGCGTGTTAAGGAAAAGACTCAGAATATTATCAATAACCACCGGCCTGAGCCTTTGCCGGAAAAAACATTAGCGGAGATTAAAGCAATTGTGGAAAGGGCCGAATCCAGGGAAGCAGCCCGAAAAAGGAAATAG
- a CDS encoding ABC transporter ATP-binding protein — protein sequence MIIETYKLTKQYNGKGGCQDVCLSVSEGQIFGFLGPNGAGKSTFVKTLVGLLFPTSGKAWLLGRPLGDLEARKKIGFLPENFRYHEWMTGYDLLSFHGALYKMPPGTVKRRIPEVLELVRLQGFEKQRVGTYSKGMQQRIGMACALLPDPQLLFLDEPTSALDPLGRREVREIIMNLSREGKTVFLNSHLLSEVEAICHQVAIINKGRIIASGTIDELLKGAVEVVLKLGNLNPALLAALENYGEGLTVEGSRVTVHLASKEDIPGLSELVVKHHGLLYELTARNSLEELFVKLVKGEGK from the coding sequence ATGATTATCGAGACTTATAAGTTGACGAAACAGTACAACGGCAAGGGCGGTTGCCAGGATGTTTGCCTCTCGGTTTCCGAGGGGCAAATCTTTGGTTTTTTGGGGCCCAACGGAGCCGGCAAAAGCACTTTTGTCAAAACTTTGGTAGGGCTGCTCTTTCCCACCTCCGGCAAAGCATGGCTGTTAGGCAGGCCTCTAGGTGACCTGGAAGCCAGAAAGAAAATAGGTTTTTTACCGGAAAATTTTCGCTATCACGAATGGATGACCGGTTATGACCTGCTCTCATTCCATGGGGCTTTGTATAAAATGCCGCCCGGCACCGTAAAAAGGCGGATACCGGAAGTGTTGGAGCTGGTGCGTTTGCAAGGATTTGAAAAACAAAGGGTGGGTACTTACAGCAAGGGAATGCAGCAGCGCATCGGCATGGCCTGTGCTCTTTTGCCCGATCCCCAGCTTTTGTTTTTGGATGAGCCCACTTCAGCTCTGGACCCGCTGGGGAGGCGGGAGGTCAGGGAAATCATCATGAACCTTTCCCGGGAGGGAAAAACAGTATTCCTGAACAGCCACCTTTTAAGCGAAGTTGAAGCTATTTGCCACCAGGTTGCCATTATCAACAAAGGCCGGATCATCGCCTCCGGCACTATTGATGAACTCTTAAAAGGCGCTGTGGAGGTTGTGCTTAAGCTGGGCAATTTAAATCCGGCGCTGCTTGCTGCTTTGGAGAATTACGGGGAGGGGCTGACGGTGGAAGGCAGCCGGGTAACCGTTCATTTGGCAAGCAAAGAGGATATTCCCGGCTTGAGTGAACTGGTAGTAAAACATCACGGGCTGCTTTATGAACTGACGGCCAGGAATTCACTGGAAGAACTATTTGTAAAGCTGGTGAAGGGGGAGGGAAAATAA
- a CDS encoding ABC transporter permease — translation MLVIAAQSFREMFRKKVFVLVILLTLAFLALYGTGLYFANKNGPPDAMYRNIMLTQLYSAGLYFASFINAFLVVVASAGTISGEIENGTLYAIVPKPLKRGEIVLGKFVGLGIMLGVYSAAFFSSILLLNQLASSWGLSFLTPQGLVKALLLFCLQPIVLLGVGMWGTTFLPTIGNGILLVMLYGLGMIGGIMEQLGTVMHNATLVKIGIISSLIMPTDAVYRKMVGSLFGTGAINFLTSGPFGGITKPSVWMVVYTLLYIGLFVYLAVRRFGTRDI, via the coding sequence ATGCTGGTGATTGCGGCCCAATCTTTTCGTGAGATGTTCCGTAAAAAGGTATTTGTCCTGGTGATATTGTTAACGCTGGCATTTTTGGCCCTCTACGGAACCGGGTTATATTTTGCCAATAAAAACGGCCCGCCTGATGCCATGTACAGGAACATCATGCTGACCCAACTATATTCGGCGGGCCTCTACTTTGCCAGCTTCATCAATGCTTTCTTGGTCGTGGTGGCTTCGGCAGGCACTATTTCGGGGGAAATCGAGAACGGTACCCTCTATGCCATTGTGCCAAAACCCCTTAAACGAGGCGAAATCGTGTTAGGCAAGTTTGTGGGGCTTGGAATCATGCTCGGCGTTTACAGTGCCGCTTTTTTCAGCTCCATCCTCTTGCTCAATCAGCTGGCCAGCAGCTGGGGCTTAAGCTTTTTAACGCCCCAGGGGTTGGTTAAGGCGCTGCTGCTGTTTTGCCTGCAGCCTATTGTTCTTTTAGGCGTGGGCATGTGGGGGACCACTTTTTTGCCTACCATAGGCAACGGCATTTTGCTGGTAATGCTTTACGGCTTGGGAATGATTGGAGGCATAATGGAGCAGCTGGGCACTGTGATGCATAATGCTACGCTGGTCAAAATCGGGATAATTTCCAGCCTGATCATGCCTACTGATGCTGTTTACCGCAAGATGGTAGGCAGCCTTTTCGGCACAGGGGCCATCAACTTTTTGACCAGCGGCCCATTTGGCGGCATAACAAAGCCCAGCGTCTGGATGGTGGTATATACCCTTTTGTATATCGGCCTCTTCGTTTATCTGGCAGTCCGCCGGTTTGGTACAAGGGATATCTAG
- a CDS encoding Gmad2 immunoglobulin-like domain-containing protein codes for MGRKKFKPALLLLLTLLAVSFALAGCPARKPAEPERVVIPEVSKVFFEQVDKAAAPPVVKDLVERFAGKDARLALLADGNVWVVAASEDQDEKLQVKEVIRRVINEHTTVLEIKLAEQEASQGQSQGKNGKQEPLIAKLNTNALSSGAVFYTEEEEKAEEKENGAQGTAPPKNKQAAAVPQAQPKEVQQFIEVEQPEPGAKVESPLEVTGKARVSAGAVKVRLRDGEGNILAETETVAGQGNSGGGAFKAVLIYEKPQQPTKGRLEVLSVSRTNGAEANMKVIPLTIQ; via the coding sequence TTGGGTAGGAAAAAGTTTAAGCCCGCTCTTTTGTTGTTGTTAACATTGTTGGCGGTTAGTTTCGCTCTTGCCGGGTGTCCGGCCAGGAAACCGGCTGAACCGGAAAGAGTGGTTATTCCGGAAGTATCCAAGGTCTTTTTTGAACAGGTGGACAAGGCCGCTGCGCCGCCGGTAGTAAAAGATTTAGTCGAAAGGTTTGCCGGTAAGGATGCCCGGTTGGCGCTGCTGGCTGATGGCAATGTGTGGGTTGTAGCTGCTTCTGAAGACCAGGATGAGAAGCTGCAGGTAAAAGAGGTTATCCGGAGGGTAATCAACGAACATACCACTGTTTTAGAAATCAAACTGGCGGAGCAAGAAGCAAGTCAAGGGCAAAGCCAGGGCAAAAACGGTAAACAGGAGCCCTTAATTGCCAAGCTCAATACTAACGCCCTTTCCAGCGGCGCGGTATTTTATACCGAAGAAGAGGAAAAAGCAGAGGAGAAGGAGAATGGGGCTCAAGGCACAGCCCCGCCCAAAAACAAGCAGGCAGCCGCAGTGCCTCAAGCCCAACCTAAAGAGGTCCAGCAATTTATTGAGGTGGAACAGCCGGAACCGGGGGCCAAGGTAGAAAGCCCTCTGGAAGTAACCGGCAAAGCCAGGGTATCAGCAGGGGCTGTTAAAGTGAGACTGAGGGACGGTGAAGGCAATATTCTGGCGGAAACAGAGACTGTGGCTGGGCAAGGAAACTCGGGCGGAGGTGCATTCAAGGCTGTCTTGATCTACGAAAAACCCCAACAACCAACCAAAGGGCGCTTGGAAGTGCTTTCTGTCAGCCGCACCAATGGTGCTGAAGCAAATATGAAAGTTATTCCGCTCACTATCCAGTAG
- a CDS encoding glycosyltransferase family 4 protein, whose product MKIAMISTTFLTTPPAKSGGTERVVSILTEGLVKRGHEVTLFATGDSKTTAELDYLYPHPEWSWEKEAAHARYAFSKAKKFEIVHNHSYLGLPLVQDSPVPTVTTIHSLSDSYRQYKDGLYICISNRQRFIFRDLKKVRVAYHGLEIEQFPFSPDCEDYLVWVGRFCPEKGVHHAIRVAKRLDMPLKLIGVVGDVFYYEQEIKPHLGGKIEYLGEMDERKNEIVKKAKCFLMPILWEEPFGLVMVEAMACGTPVISFNKGSAMELIHHGKTGFIVTSEEEMVEAVRQVGKIDRLMCRRHVVENFSADKMVAAHEQIYEDMLAGKFR is encoded by the coding sequence ATGAAAATAGCTATGATTTCCACCACTTTCTTAACCACCCCGCCTGCCAAATCCGGGGGAACAGAGCGGGTAGTCAGCATACTTACTGAAGGATTGGTAAAAAGAGGTCACGAGGTAACGCTTTTTGCCACCGGCGATTCAAAAACAACAGCTGAGTTAGACTATTTGTATCCCCATCCGGAGTGGTCCTGGGAAAAAGAAGCGGCTCATGCCAGGTATGCTTTTTCTAAAGCTAAAAAGTTCGAAATAGTCCATAACCACTCCTACCTTGGGTTACCTTTAGTCCAGGACAGTCCCGTACCTACCGTTACTACTATCCACAGCTTGAGCGATTCCTACAGGCAATATAAAGATGGTTTATATATTTGCATCAGCAACAGGCAGCGCTTTATTTTCCGGGACCTTAAAAAAGTGAGGGTGGCTTACCACGGCCTGGAAATCGAGCAATTTCCCTTTTCCCCTGATTGCGAAGATTATTTAGTTTGGGTGGGACGGTTTTGCCCGGAAAAGGGAGTGCACCATGCCATCCGGGTGGCAAAAAGGCTGGATATGCCTCTGAAGCTGATTGGAGTGGTTGGTGACGTTTTTTACTATGAACAGGAAATTAAACCCCATTTGGGCGGTAAAATTGAATATTTGGGAGAAATGGATGAGCGCAAAAATGAGATTGTCAAAAAGGCCAAATGTTTCTTGATGCCTATCCTGTGGGAGGAGCCCTTCGGGCTGGTAATGGTGGAAGCCATGGCCTGCGGCACCCCGGTTATTTCCTTTAATAAAGGTTCGGCCATGGAGTTGATCCATCACGGTAAAACAGGCTTTATTGTCACCTCGGAAGAAGAAATGGTGGAGGCGGTGCGGCAAGTGGGAAAAATTGACCGTCTGATGTGCCGCCGTCATGTAGTCGAAAATTTTTCCGCCGATAAAATGGTTGCGGCCCATGAACAGATTTACGAGGATATGCTGGCAGGAAAATTCAGGTAA
- a CDS encoding cobalamin B12-binding domain-containing protein yields the protein MANYDELSKGVISGNEAKVRELTKSFVDGGSDPLEIINQGLIAGMSVVGARFKNGEMFVPEVLMSARAMSAGLEIVKPLIADTDMPSVGKVVIGTVKGDLHDIGKNLVAMMMESAGFTVVNLGVDIAPDKFVQAVKEYNPDIVAMSALLTTTMLSMKDTIEVLKEEGLRDKVKVIVGGAPISKDFADEIGADGFAPDAASATELCKQLVS from the coding sequence ATGGCTAACTACGATGAACTGTCCAAAGGAGTAATCAGCGGTAATGAAGCAAAAGTCCGGGAATTGACCAAGAGTTTTGTAGATGGAGGCAGCGACCCCCTGGAAATTATCAATCAGGGATTAATTGCCGGAATGAGCGTAGTGGGTGCCCGCTTTAAAAACGGGGAAATGTTTGTGCCGGAAGTACTGATGTCGGCCAGGGCTATGAGCGCCGGTTTGGAAATAGTAAAACCTTTAATTGCCGATACAGATATGCCTTCCGTAGGCAAGGTGGTAATTGGAACAGTAAAAGGGGACCTGCATGACATTGGCAAAAATCTGGTGGCCATGATGATGGAGAGCGCCGGATTCACAGTAGTCAACTTGGGGGTGGATATTGCTCCCGACAAGTTTGTCCAGGCAGTGAAGGAATACAATCCGGACATAGTGGCCATGTCAGCGCTTTTAACTACCACAATGCTTTCCATGAAGGATACCATCGAGGTATTAAAAGAAGAAGGTTTAAGGGATAAGGTAAAAGTAATCGTAGGGGGGGCACCCATTTCCAAAGATTTTGCCGACGAAATCGGCGCTGACGGATTTGCTCCCGACGCGGCTTCTGCAACTGAACTCTGCAAGCAGCTGGTAAGCTAG